One genomic region from Cucumis melo cultivar AY chromosome 9, USDA_Cmelo_AY_1.0, whole genome shotgun sequence encodes:
- the LOC103482894 gene encoding trihelix transcription factor GTL1-like isoform X1 gives MEPPAPGSGLPDPSQLFRVVSTPPPPPSLTVDTTISDSQQVEAASPISSRPPAVPSSYEELIRLGGGGGAGHMVVDDDEADGRSGGGSGGSGGNRWPRQETLALLKIRSEMDSVFRDATLKGPLWDEVSRKLEEMGYKRNAKKCKEKFENVQKYYKRTKEGRGGRQDGKTYKFFTQLEALHNANVAPSSSNSSFTLPQPLPAAATTTTPVGFGISNPTPISSVKISSSSSQTPMGIFSTPSDHFTVRPPPAVAAPMGVSFSSNTSSASTEDDDDDDEDEEMGFDVDLEGEPENVAGSSRKRRRGVVKGNNDEWRSSSSSSDHKMMMEFFEGLMKQVMEKQEVMQQKFLEAIEKREQDRMVREENWKKEEMFRLSQEQERMAQERTISASRDAAIIAFLQKFTGQTIQFSAPATAPQVPVPVPMAVSVPMPMPVPAPLSPVSSHQPMQPQTLPHLQNQPPTNTIPLEQPKPKLQEIIQGGDGSSEPISSRWPKQEVLALIKLRGGLESKYQETGPKGPLWEEISAGMIKMGYKRSAKRCKEKWENINKYFKKVKESNKKRREDSKTCPYFNELDALYRKKILSTAAATATASDHSGSFEQNPIQNMEIIPPSTTTTTTDHHLQSQPHSSSIPQGLSATLFGEGTEEQQQQPTSTKPEDIVNELMELQEDDIYRRHLNQDDGNDENNDDYCSDDDEDDEDDLPEEKRNSNIDYKIEFQRRNNVGNSNGVASEFQSMAVVQ, from the exons ATGGAACCACCCGCTCCTGGATCTGGATTACCTGATCCATCTCAATTATTTAGAGTAGTTTCCACACCACCACCACCGCCGTCTTTAACTGTTGATACCACTATAAGTGATTCTCAACAAGTCGAAGCTGCTTCTCCCATTAGTAGCCGACCTCCTGCTGTACCATCTTCTTACGAGGAGCTCATTCGTCTCGGCGGCGGCGGTGGTGCTGGTCATATGGTGGTCGACGACGATGAAGCTGACGGCCGTAGCGGCGGCGGAAGTGGAGGAAGTGGTGGAAATCGGTGGCCGCGTCAGGAAACACTTGCTTTGCTTAAAATTAGGTCGGAGATGGATTCGGTATTTCGTGATGCTACACTTAAAGGTCCCCTTTGGGATGAAGTCTCCag GAAGCTGGAGGAAATGGGGTACAAGAGAAATGCGAAGAAATGTAAAGAGAAATTCGAGAATGTTCAGAAATATTACAAACGCACAAAAGAAGGAAGAGGAGGGCGTCAAGATGGGAAGACTTACAAATTCTTTACGCAACTTGAGGCTCTTCACAACGCAAACGTGGCGCCTTCTTCTTCTAATTCATCCTTCACACTGCCACAGCCGCTTCCTGCAGCAGCAACAACCACAACCCCCGTTGGCTTTGGGATTAGCAACCCAACTCCAATCTCATCCGTCAaaatttcatcatcttcttcacaaaccCCAATGGGAATCTTTTCTACACCATCAGATCATTTCACTGTCCGACCACCACCCGCCGTCGCTGCTCCTATGGGTGTTAGCTTTTCGTCGAACACCTCATCTGCATCCactgaagatgatgatgatgatgatgaagatgaggAGATGGGGTTTGATGTTGACCTTGAAGGGGAGCCGGAGAATGTAGCCGGAAGTAGTAGGAAACGGCGGAGAGGGGTGGTTAAAGGGAATAATGATGAATGGAgaagtagtagtagtagtagtgaTCATAAGATGATGATGGAGTTTTTTGAGGGTTTGATGAAACAAGTGATGGAGAAACAAGAAGTTATGCAACAGAAGTTTTTGGAAGCGATTGAGAAAAGGGAACAAGATAGGATGGTTAGAGAAGAGAATTGGAAAAAAGAAGAGATGTTTAGGTTGAGTCAAGAACAAGAAAGAATGGCTCAAGAACGGACAATTTCTGCTTCTAGAGATGCTGCCATTATTGCTTTTCTTCAGAAATTTACTGGCCAAACCATTCAATTTTCAGCCCCAGCAACAGCCCCACAAGTGCCTGTGCCTGTACCTATGGCTGTGTCTGTACCTATGCCTATGCCTGTGCCAGCGCCACTATCTCCTGTCTCCTCTCATCAGCCAATGCAACCACAAACTCTGCCACACCTTCAGAATCAGCCGCCTACAAATACAATCCCATTGGAACAACCAAAACCAAAACTTCAGGAAATTATTCAAGGGGGAGATGGATCTTCAGAACCCATTTCATCAAGATGGCCAAAGCAAGAAGTTTTAGCTCTAATAAAGCTGAGAGGTGGGCTTGAATCAAAGTATCAAGAAACAGGTCCAAAGGGTCCTCTGTGGGAAGAGATTTCAGCTGGAATGATAAAGATGGGTTACAAGAGAAGTGCTAAAAGATGCAAAGAGAAATGGGAAAATATCAATAAGTACTTCAAGAAAGTTAAAGAAAGCAACAAAAAACGCCGCGAGGATTCTAAAACTTGCCCTTATTTCAATGAACTTGATGCTCTTTATCGCAAAAAAATCCTTTCTACTGCTGCTGCTACTGCTACTGCTTCCGATCATTCTGGTTCTTTTGAACAAAACCCAATTCAAAATATGGAAATTATTCCTCCATCAACAACGACTACAACAAcagatcatcatcttcaatccCAACCTCATTCTTCTTCCATTCCTCAAGGTCTATCCGCTACTCTTTTTGGTGAAGGAActgaagaacaacaacaacaaccaaCATCCACGAAG CCAGAAGACATTGTGAATGAGTTGATGGAGCTGCAGGAGGACGACATCTATCGACGTCATCTCAATCAAGACGACGGCAATGACGAAAACAACGACGATTATTGCAGTGATGACGATGAAGACGACGAAGACGATTTAccagaagaaaaaagaaacagtaACATCGATTATAAAATAGAGTTTCAAAGACGAAACAATGTAGGAAACTCCAATGGTGTTGCAAGTGAGTTTCAATCAATGGCGGTGGTTCAATAG
- the LOC103482894 gene encoding trihelix transcription factor GTL1-like isoform X2 has protein sequence MEPPAPGSGLPDPSQLFRVVSTPPPPPSLTVDTTISDSQQVEAASPISSRPPAVPSSYEELIRLGGGGGAGHMVVDDDEADGRSGGGSGGSGGNRWPRQETLALLKIRSEMDSVFRDATLKGPLWDEVSRKLEEMGYKRNAKKCKEKFENVQKYYKRTKEGRGGRQDGKTYKFFTQLEALHNANVAPSSSNSSFTLPQPLPAAATTTTPVGFGISNPTPISSVKISSSSSQTPMGIFSTPSDHFTVRPPPAVAAPMGVSFSSNTSSASTEDDDDDDEDEEMGFDVDLEGEPENVAGSSRKRRRGVVKGNNDEWRSSSSSSDHKMMMEFFEGLMKQVMEKQEVMQQKFLEAIEKREQDRMVREENWKKEEMFRLSQEQERMAQERTISASRDAAIIAFLQKFTGQTIQFSAPATAPQVPVPVPMAVSVPMPMPVPAPLSPVSSHQPMQPQTLPHLQNQPPTNTIPLEQPKPKLQEIIQGGDGSSEPISSRWPKQEVLALIKLRGGLESKYQETGPKGPLWEEISAGMIKMGYKRSAKRCKEKWENINKYFKKVKESNKKRREDSKTCPYFNELDALYRKKILSTAAATATASDHSGSFEQNPIQNMEIIPPSTTTTTTDHHLQSQPHSSSIPQGLSATLFGEGTEEQQQQPTSTKKTL, from the exons ATGGAACCACCCGCTCCTGGATCTGGATTACCTGATCCATCTCAATTATTTAGAGTAGTTTCCACACCACCACCACCGCCGTCTTTAACTGTTGATACCACTATAAGTGATTCTCAACAAGTCGAAGCTGCTTCTCCCATTAGTAGCCGACCTCCTGCTGTACCATCTTCTTACGAGGAGCTCATTCGTCTCGGCGGCGGCGGTGGTGCTGGTCATATGGTGGTCGACGACGATGAAGCTGACGGCCGTAGCGGCGGCGGAAGTGGAGGAAGTGGTGGAAATCGGTGGCCGCGTCAGGAAACACTTGCTTTGCTTAAAATTAGGTCGGAGATGGATTCGGTATTTCGTGATGCTACACTTAAAGGTCCCCTTTGGGATGAAGTCTCCag GAAGCTGGAGGAAATGGGGTACAAGAGAAATGCGAAGAAATGTAAAGAGAAATTCGAGAATGTTCAGAAATATTACAAACGCACAAAAGAAGGAAGAGGAGGGCGTCAAGATGGGAAGACTTACAAATTCTTTACGCAACTTGAGGCTCTTCACAACGCAAACGTGGCGCCTTCTTCTTCTAATTCATCCTTCACACTGCCACAGCCGCTTCCTGCAGCAGCAACAACCACAACCCCCGTTGGCTTTGGGATTAGCAACCCAACTCCAATCTCATCCGTCAaaatttcatcatcttcttcacaaaccCCAATGGGAATCTTTTCTACACCATCAGATCATTTCACTGTCCGACCACCACCCGCCGTCGCTGCTCCTATGGGTGTTAGCTTTTCGTCGAACACCTCATCTGCATCCactgaagatgatgatgatgatgatgaagatgaggAGATGGGGTTTGATGTTGACCTTGAAGGGGAGCCGGAGAATGTAGCCGGAAGTAGTAGGAAACGGCGGAGAGGGGTGGTTAAAGGGAATAATGATGAATGGAgaagtagtagtagtagtagtgaTCATAAGATGATGATGGAGTTTTTTGAGGGTTTGATGAAACAAGTGATGGAGAAACAAGAAGTTATGCAACAGAAGTTTTTGGAAGCGATTGAGAAAAGGGAACAAGATAGGATGGTTAGAGAAGAGAATTGGAAAAAAGAAGAGATGTTTAGGTTGAGTCAAGAACAAGAAAGAATGGCTCAAGAACGGACAATTTCTGCTTCTAGAGATGCTGCCATTATTGCTTTTCTTCAGAAATTTACTGGCCAAACCATTCAATTTTCAGCCCCAGCAACAGCCCCACAAGTGCCTGTGCCTGTACCTATGGCTGTGTCTGTACCTATGCCTATGCCTGTGCCAGCGCCACTATCTCCTGTCTCCTCTCATCAGCCAATGCAACCACAAACTCTGCCACACCTTCAGAATCAGCCGCCTACAAATACAATCCCATTGGAACAACCAAAACCAAAACTTCAGGAAATTATTCAAGGGGGAGATGGATCTTCAGAACCCATTTCATCAAGATGGCCAAAGCAAGAAGTTTTAGCTCTAATAAAGCTGAGAGGTGGGCTTGAATCAAAGTATCAAGAAACAGGTCCAAAGGGTCCTCTGTGGGAAGAGATTTCAGCTGGAATGATAAAGATGGGTTACAAGAGAAGTGCTAAAAGATGCAAAGAGAAATGGGAAAATATCAATAAGTACTTCAAGAAAGTTAAAGAAAGCAACAAAAAACGCCGCGAGGATTCTAAAACTTGCCCTTATTTCAATGAACTTGATGCTCTTTATCGCAAAAAAATCCTTTCTACTGCTGCTGCTACTGCTACTGCTTCCGATCATTCTGGTTCTTTTGAACAAAACCCAATTCAAAATATGGAAATTATTCCTCCATCAACAACGACTACAACAAcagatcatcatcttcaatccCAACCTCATTCTTCTTCCATTCCTCAAGGTCTATCCGCTACTCTTTTTGGTGAAGGAActgaagaacaacaacaacaaccaaCATCCACGAAG AAGACATTGTGA